The following is a genomic window from Fusobacterium sp..
ACTATACTTCTAAGTTTTTTACTTCTATTCTCCATACTCCATACCAAAAATACTGCTATTGCCAGTGTTAAAACCGTAGATATAGAAGCTATCTTTAAAGTTAAAAATACAGCATTTATATCAAATCTATTCATTTGCTATTTTAAATCCAAATTTTTCAAAGATCTCTACTGATTCTTTTTTTGTGAGGAATTTATAAAAATCTTTTACCTCTTCTCTCTCTTTATCCTTTAGAATACCACAGCTATATATAATAGGAGTATGAAGTTCACTTGGCACTTCATAAACTATTTCAGCATTTTTCATAACTTTACTATCTGTCTTGTAGATCATAGCATAATCAACTTCATAAAGATCTACATACTGCATAGCACTTCTTACATCTTTGGAAAGTACAAAATTTTCCTGCATTCTATCCCATAACCCTTCATTTTCTAATATCTCTTTTGCATATCTTCCTGCTGGAACTACATCAGGATCACCTATTGCTACCTTATGATCCAACATTTCAGATAAGCTGTCTATTTTTTTTCTTCCTGCTACCACCATTGTATTTTGCAGAATATCTTTAAAAAATTTTTCTGATACTAAATTTTGTTTTTTTAAATCTTCTAAATCTTTTTTAGAGGCAAAAAATACAAAATCCACAGGTGCTCCACCTTCTATTTGTTTTTTTAAAGCCCCAGAAGCTCCAAAGTTTATATTTATTATTATTTCTTTATTTTCTTTTTGATAATTTTCTGCTATTTGAGATAATACTTCATTCAAACTCGCTGCTGCACTTACAGTTATCTCCTTTTTCTCCGCTTTCCCACAAGCTGTCAATAAAAAAATTGAAACTACTGTTATTAATACTATAAAAAATTTTTTCATCTAAATCACCTCATTATTTTATCTTAGACCATTTTATCAGATTTAATATTTTATATCAAGAGTTCTAAACTTTATTTTCCAGTTTTTTAAATACTTTTTCATTCTTTTCTCTGAGAATATATGATATAATAAAAAAAATTAATATGGAGGCACTGATCTATGTTTAGAACAGTTATAATTTGTATGAGTGATAAAGGAGCAAAAGGTGAAAGAGAAGATCTTTCAACTAAAATAATTGAAAAAATAGCCCTTGAAAATGGATATAAGATAATAAAAAAGATATTAATACCTGATGAATTCGAACTTATAAAAGAAACATTAAAAAATATATGTGATAATAATGAAGCTGACTTGATTCTTACTACTGGGGGAACAGGGTTTTCAAAGAGAGATGTAACTCCTGAAGCAACATTAGAAGTAATAGATAAAGTTATTCCTGGAATACCTGAAGCCATCAGGGCATATTCTATGACTATAACTAAAAGAGCTATGCTTTCCAGAGCTGCTGCTGGAATAAGAAAAAATACTCTTATTATTAATATGCCTGGAAGTCCAAAAGCCGTGGAAGAATCTCTAT
Proteins encoded in this region:
- the modA gene encoding molybdate ABC transporter substrate-binding protein produces the protein MKKFFIVLITVVSIFLLTACGKAEKKEITVSAAASLNEVLSQIAENYQKENKEIIININFGASGALKKQIEGGAPVDFVFFASKKDLEDLKKQNLVSEKFFKDILQNTMVVAGRKKIDSLSEMLDHKVAIGDPDVVPAGRYAKEILENEGLWDRMQENFVLSKDVRSAMQYVDLYEVDYAMIYKTDSKVMKNAEIVYEVPSELHTPIIYSCGILKDKEREEVKDFYKFLTKKESVEIFEKFGFKIANE
- a CDS encoding MogA/MoaB family molybdenum cofactor biosynthesis protein, which produces MFRTVIICMSDKGAKGEREDLSTKIIEKIALENGYKIIKKILIPDEFELIKETLKNICDNNEADLILTTGGTGFSKRDVTPEATLEVIDKVIPGIPEAIRAYSMTITKRAMLSRAAAGIRKNTLIINMPGSPKAVEESLSFIIDSLTHGLEILVGTSSECARK